One Natator depressus isolate rNatDep1 chromosome 3, rNatDep2.hap1, whole genome shotgun sequence DNA segment encodes these proteins:
- the LOC141984566 gene encoding uncharacterized protein LOC141984566 — MKDRGHNRDPKQCHMKLKELRQAYQKTREANGRSGSEPQTCRFYDELHAILGGSATTTPAVLFDSFNGDGGNMEAGFGDEEDDDDDEVVDSSQQASGETGFPDSQELFLTLDLEPVPPEPTQGCLLDPAGGEGTSAACVSMITGSSPSQRLVKIRKKKKRTRDEMFSELMLSSHTDRAQTNAWRQIMSDCRKAQNDQEERWRAEESKWRAEESKWRAEERAEARMWRQRDERRQDSMLRLLEDQTSMLQCMVELQQRQLEHRLPLQPLCNQPPSSPSSIASTPRRPRTRWGGHRPTSHSTTEDCPKKRRLSFNKF; from the exons atgaaggacagaggccataacagggacccgaagcagtgccacatgaaactgaaggagctgaggcaagcctaccagaaaaccagagaggcgaacggccgctccgggtcagagccccaaacatgccgcttctatgatgagctgcatgccattttagggggttcagccaccactaccccagccgtgttgtttgactccttcaatggagatggaggcaatatggaagcaggttttggggacgaagaagatgatgatgatgacgaggttgtagatagctcacagcaagcaagcggagaaaccggttttcccgacagccaggaactgtttctcaccctggacctggagccagtaccccctgaacccacccaaggctgcctcctggacccagcaggcggagaagggacctccg ctgcatgtgtttcaatgatcacaggatcttctccttcccagaggctagtgaagattagaaagaaaaaaaaacgcactcgagatgaaatgttctctgagctcatgctgtcctcccacactgacagagcacagacgaatgcgtggaggcaaataatgtcagactgcaggaaagcacaaaatgaccaggaggagaggtggcgggctgaagagagtaagtggcgggctgaagagagtaagtggcgggctgaagagagggctgaagctcgaatgtggcgacagcgtgatgagaggaggcaggattcaatgctgaggctgctggaggaccaaaccagtatgctccagtgtatggttgagctgcagcaaaggcagctggagcacagactgccactacagcccctgtgtaaccaaccgccctcctccccaagttccatagcctccacacccagacgcccaagaacgcggtggggtggccaccggccaaccagccactccaccacagaggattgccccaaaaaaagaaggctgtcattcaataaattttaa